One Sodalinema gerasimenkoae IPPAS B-353 DNA segment encodes these proteins:
- a CDS encoding S1 family peptidase, with protein MTQRFTRPLATLMAIALSLPLTAAQALTEEEIDAVASMTTVVIGEGLQQGDVEAREEWRPGSGVLVAREGNSYYVLTALHVVRTQGVEYGIRTSDGRVHRVDHVRQQDSILYFGEEVGEYGESIEGYDFAMIRFESDRDYPLAVMGHGENLSPGDRLYVSGWPDPGPQEARRTRQTLSGELTAIHPPVENGGYSLLYTHDTQVGMSGGPVFDGQGTLVGIHGQGTANGSHFCIEPELSRQNSCGLRSFDFVEQLERKGISLSFARPPVDPDVIARGLENLEAADTINDIYADFTNLESLLRDGPSGGCDSMLLGDPCDGF; from the coding sequence ATGACACAGAGATTTACCCGCCCCCTGGCCACGCTAATGGCGATCGCCCTATCCCTCCCCCTGACAGCAGCCCAAGCCCTGACGGAAGAGGAAATTGATGCTGTTGCCTCAATGACAACGGTAGTCATTGGTGAGGGTCTACAACAAGGGGATGTGGAGGCGCGGGAGGAGTGGCGGCCCGGGTCTGGAGTCCTCGTGGCTCGGGAGGGTAACTCGTATTATGTGTTGACGGCATTACATGTGGTGCGGACTCAGGGGGTTGAATATGGTATCCGAACCAGTGATGGCAGAGTCCATCGGGTTGATCATGTTCGACAGCAAGATAGTATTCTCTACTTCGGCGAGGAAGTCGGAGAGTATGGGGAGTCCATTGAAGGCTATGATTTTGCCATGATTCGCTTCGAGAGCGATCGCGACTATCCTTTGGCAGTGATGGGTCATGGGGAAAACTTGAGTCCCGGCGATCGCCTCTATGTTTCCGGTTGGCCCGATCCCGGTCCTCAAGAAGCTCGACGGACCCGCCAGACCCTAAGCGGTGAACTGACCGCCATCCATCCCCCCGTCGAAAATGGCGGCTATAGTCTCCTCTATACCCATGACACTCAAGTGGGTATGAGTGGCGGGCCGGTGTTTGATGGTCAGGGAACCTTAGTGGGCATTCACGGCCAAGGCACTGCCAATGGTTCCCACTTTTGCATTGAGCCAGAATTAAGTCGTCAAAATAGTTGTGGCTTGCGTAGTTTCGATTTTGTAGAGCAGTTAGAGCGTAAAGGCATTTCCCTAAGCTTTGCTCGGCCCCCCGTTGACCCTGATGTCATTGCCCGAGGTCTGGAGAACTTAGAAGCCGCTGATACGATTAACGATATTTATGCTGACTTTACTAATTTAGAGTCGTTACTGCGAGATGGCCCCTCAGGAGGCTGCGACAGTATGCTGCTCGGGGACCCCTGTGATGGGTTTTGA
- a CDS encoding COP23 domain-containing protein — translation MKPLMKWTIAALAAVQLPFLAPSAARADSSIDSFQCRNTDGVNFTVALSRGGQDSDPMIVWTSDAFTRAGYPPARRCQDVTSRLNTLLEDNGNSLEGLHLTAGRVNRQWVVCAVESTRLGCNPDNVLFTLSSQQTPDQVMDSLRARRTGTSIQESGGRPYVNLEQLVDSLFER, via the coding sequence ATGAAACCACTTATGAAATGGACGATCGCGGCTTTGGCCGCTGTCCAGCTCCCCTTTCTAGCCCCTAGTGCTGCCCGGGCCGACTCTTCAATTGACTCGTTTCAATGCCGCAATACTGATGGCGTTAATTTTACCGTGGCGCTCTCTCGGGGCGGACAGGATTCTGACCCAATGATTGTTTGGACAAGTGATGCCTTCACTCGCGCCGGTTATCCTCCAGCCCGTCGCTGTCAGGATGTAACATCACGATTAAACACGCTGTTAGAAGACAATGGTAATAGTCTCGAAGGACTCCATCTGACGGCGGGACGAGTGAATCGGCAGTGGGTGGTTTGTGCCGTTGAAAGCACCCGTTTGGGCTGTAATCCTGATAACGTCCTCTTTACCCTCAGCAGTCAACAAACTCCCGATCAGGTCATGGATAGTTTGCGGGCCCGTAGAACCGGAACCTCGATCCAAGAATCTGGGGGCAGACCTTACGTTAACTTAGAACAACTCGTCGATAGCCTATTTGAACGTTAG
- a CDS encoding fatty acid desaturase: MSPITCLPQFPGIIEFLCHDINVHVPHHLSTAIPWYNLRSAYEVIQREWGQYTVERTFSVVAIGV; the protein is encoded by the coding sequence ATGTCCCCCATCACCTGTCTACCGCAATTCCCTGGTATAATTGAGTTCCTCTGTCATGACATCAACGTTCATGTCCCCCATCACCTGTCTACCGCAATTCCCTGGTATAATTTGCGATCGGCGTATGAGGTGATTCAGCGGGAATGGGGCCAGTACACCGTTGAACGAACCTTCTCGGTCGTTGCGATCGGCGTATGA
- a CDS encoding fatty acid desaturase, translating into MTASLSQTSVSNSPSLDADLRIRDILNTLPKSVFLKNRYRAWTTVALDLTLAAVGYLGIAVAPIYLLPLLWVFQGTVLTGWFVLGHDCGHRSFAQRKWVNNSLGHLMFLPLLYPFHGWRIQHNHHHKHTNKLGVDNAWDPLTVETYQALPGIIRWLYARIRGRFWWLGSIGHWLKEHFNWTDFSGQERRQVRFSALFVILVGGLGLTLLTMTTGWWGLVKFWLMPWMVYHFWMSTFTIVHHTIPQIHFQPAETWHEATAQLCGTVHCTYPRWVEFLCHDINVHVPHHLSTAIPWYN; encoded by the coding sequence ATGACAGCATCGTTGAGCCAAACCTCGGTATCAAACTCCCCTTCACTGGATGCCGATCTTCGTATCAGGGACATTCTCAACACATTACCGAAATCCGTATTTCTCAAAAATCGCTATCGGGCCTGGACAACCGTAGCCCTCGATCTCACTCTAGCAGCTGTAGGCTATCTAGGAATTGCGGTGGCTCCCATATATCTGTTGCCCTTGTTATGGGTATTTCAGGGAACCGTGTTAACCGGCTGGTTTGTGCTCGGCCATGATTGTGGACATCGCTCGTTCGCCCAGCGTAAATGGGTCAACAATAGCCTGGGCCATCTGATGTTTTTGCCCCTGCTGTATCCCTTCCATGGCTGGCGGATTCAACATAATCATCACCATAAACATACCAACAAGCTTGGGGTTGACAACGCCTGGGACCCCCTCACCGTTGAAACCTATCAGGCTCTACCGGGGATCATTCGCTGGCTTTATGCCCGCATTCGGGGGCGCTTTTGGTGGCTCGGTTCCATTGGCCATTGGCTCAAAGAACATTTCAACTGGACCGACTTTTCTGGACAAGAACGACGCCAAGTGCGATTCTCAGCCCTATTTGTCATCCTAGTGGGCGGTTTAGGCTTAACGCTATTGACTATGACCACAGGTTGGTGGGGACTGGTGAAGTTCTGGCTGATGCCCTGGATGGTCTATCACTTCTGGATGAGTACGTTTACGATTGTCCATCACACGATTCCTCAGATCCATTTCCAGCCAGCGGAAACCTGGCATGAAGCGACGGCTCAACTTTGTGGAACGGTTCACTGTACCTATCCCCGCTGGGTGGAGTTCCTCTGTCATGACATCAACGTTCATGTCCCCCATCACCTGTCTACCGCAATTCCCTGGTATAATTGA